One genomic segment of Impatiens glandulifera chromosome 6, dImpGla2.1, whole genome shotgun sequence includes these proteins:
- the LOC124942679 gene encoding probable galacturonosyltransferase 10 yields the protein MFSPSSITRQLNDQIALAKSTVMVAKESSNLQFAWELNARIHNSQLLISNAATRRSPLTAGESDGAIRDMALLLYQAQHQLHYDDSPTMMMKLKAKIQFLEEQVSSISDKSSMYGQIAAEQVPKSFYCLGVRLTVEWLKKNHWKSSNLKKKKKKLLVDNSLHHICVFSDNVLATSVVVNSTALNSKNPKSIVFHIVTDEVSYGSMSAWFSINSFGGLTVEVQKFEDLSWLNASYVPVLKQLQDSNTQKYYFSGNNDENNRSPMKFRNPKYLSMLNHLRFYIPEVFPGLKRVVFLDDDVVVKKDLSELFSIDLKGNVNGAVETCMETFHRYHKYLNYSHPLIREHFDPDACGWAYGMNVFDLVEWRKRNVTGIYHYWQEKNVDRTMWKLGTLPPGLMTFYGLTEALDRKWHVLGLGYNTNVDPGLLEKGVVLHFNGNSKPWLKIGMDNYKPIWDKYVNYDHPFIHQCNIH from the coding sequence ATGTTTAGCCCTAGCTCAATCACAAGACAACTGAATGATCAAATTGCTCTAGCGAAATCAACTGTCATGGTTGCAAAAGAAAGCAGCAATCTCCAGTTCGCTTGGGAACTCAATGCCCGAATCCACAATTCTCAACTACTCATTTCAAATGCTGCAACCAGACGGAGTCCACTAACAGCCGGGGAATCAGATGGGGCAATTCGTGATATGGCGCTCTTACTGTACCAAGCCCAACATCAACTCCATTACGACGACAGTCCAACCATGATGATGAAACTGAAAGCGAAAATCCAATTTCTGGAAGAACAAGTCAGCTCTATCAGTGACAAGAGCTCCATGTACGGACAAATTGCTGCTGAACAAGTGCCCAAGAGCTTCTACTGTCTTGGAGTGCGTTTAACTGTTGAATGGCTTAAGAAGAACCATTGGAAAAGTTCtaatttgaagaagaagaagaagaaattactCGTCGACAACAGTCTTCATCATATCTGCGTCTTCTCAGACAATGTTCTGGCAACCTCAGTTGTGGTAAACTCAACTGCATTGAACTCCAAAAATCCTAAATCAATTGTCTTCCACATTGTGACAGACGAGGTCAGCTATGGTTCAATGAGTGCATGGTTTTCCATCAACAGTTTTGGGGGGTTGACAGTCGAGGTACAAAAGTTTGAAGACTTGAGCTGGCTCAATGCTTCCTATGTTCCTGTCCTTAAGCAGCTGCAAGACTCCAACACACAAAAGTACTACTTCTCTGGAAACAATGATGAAAATAATAGGAGCCCAATGAAGTTCCGAAATCCCAAGTACTTGTCAATGCTGAATCACCTGAGATTTTACATCCCTGAAGTATTTCCGGGGCTAAAAAGAGTAGTGTTTCTTGACGATGATGTTGTGGTTAAGAAGGATCTGTCTGAACTGTTCTCAATTGATTTGAAAGGAAACGTAAATGGTGCGGTTGAAACATGTATGGAGACATTCCATAGGTACCACAAGTACTTGAATTACTCACACCCGTTAATAAGAGAACACTTTGACCCGGATGCATGTGGGTGGGCTTATGGGATGAATGTATTTGACTTGGTGGAGTGGAGGAAGAGGAACGTGACAGGGATTTACCATTACTGGCAGGAGAAGAACGTTGATAGAACTATGTGGAAGTTGGGAACTTTACCTCCAGGGCTGATGACGTTTTATGGGTTGACGGAGGCTTTGGATAGGAAGTGGCATGTGTTGGGATTGGGTTATAATACAAATGTGGACCCAGGGTTGTTAGAGAAGGGAGTTGTCCTACATTTCAATGGAAATTCAAAACCATGGTTGAAGATTGGGATGGACAATTATAAGCCCATATGGGATAAATATGTCAATTATGACCACCCTTTCATACACCAATGCAATATACATTAA